DNA from Bradyrhizobium japonicum USDA 6:
GGATGGGCACAGCGCTCGAACAGGTCCTCCGGCCTGCCCTGCTCGACGATCCGGCCGAGATACATCACCGCGACCTCGTCGCAGAGATAGTCGACCACGGCGAGGTCGTGGCTGATCAGGATGTAGCTGAGGCCGAACTGCTCCTGGAGGTCCTGCATCAAATTGAGCACCTGCGCCTGCACGGAGACGTCGAGCGCGGAAACCGGCTCGTCGGCGACGATGAGCTTCGGTTGGGTGATCAGCGCGCGCGCGATCGCGATGCGCTGGCGCTGGCCGCCGGAAAATTCGTGCGGATATTTGTCCATGTCCGCATCGCGCAGGCCGACCTGGCGCAGCACCGCGGAGACGCGAGCGCGAAAAGTGGTGCGGTCGGCATCTTCCAGCACGGTGAGCGGCTCGGCGACAATGCGCGCGATGGTCTGGCGCGGATCGAGCGATCCGTAAGGATCCTGGAACACCATCTGGAAATCGCGGCGCGCGCGGCGCAACTCGTCGGCCGAGATGCGGTTGAGATCGCGCCCGAGCAGCGCGACCTGCCCCGACGTCGGCCGCTCCAGCGCCATCACCACCCGCGCGAAGGTCGACTTCCCCGAACCGGACTCGCCGACGACGCCGAGGCTCTTGCCGGCTTCGACCCGCACGCTGACGCCGTTGAGCGCGCGCACCTGGCCCGGCGGGCGGAACAGGCTTTCGCGCGGCAGCGTGTAGCGCTGCTCGAGATTCTTGACGTCGAGAAGCGGCGCTGCGGTCATGCGGGCAGCGCTCCGACATTCGCGGCCATGGAGACATCGGTGCGCACGCAGCGCACGCCGTGACCGGGACCGACTTCGACCATCAGCGGCAGCGCCACGCGGCACTTGTCCTCGACCAGCGGACAGCGGTCGCCGAACGTGCAGCCGGCAGGCAAGTCCGCAAGTTCGGGCACCGTGCCCGAGATCGTCGTCAGCCGCGTCCCCTTGCGCGCGCCGAGCTTCGGCCGGGCGCGGAACAGGCCCTGCGTATAGGGATGACCCATGCGGCGGAACACCTCGTCGGTCGGCCCGCTCTCGACGACCGTGCCGCCATACATCACCATCATCCGCTGCACATTCTCGGCAATGACACCGAGATCGTGCGAGATCAGGATCATCGACATGCCGCGCTCCTCGACGAGATCGGCGATCAGGTCGAGGATCTGGCCCTGGATGGTGACGTCGAGCGCCGTGGTCGGCTCGTCCGCGATCAGGAGGTCGGGCTCGCAGGCCAGCGCCATGGCGATGGTGACACGCTGGCGCTGGCCGCCGGAGAACTGATGCGGATAGGCGTCGATCCGTCTTGCGGGATCGGGCAGTCCGACGCGGTCGAGCAAGGCGATCGCTTCACGCCGCGCCTGCGCCGCCGAATACCTCTTGTGACGCCGCAGCGGCTCGCCGACCTGATGGCCGATCGTGTGCATCGGGTTGAGCGCCGTCATCGGTTCCTGGAAGATCATGCTGATGCGGTTGCCGCGCAGCTTGCAATAATCCGCATCCGACAGACCGGCGAGCTCGCTGCCGTCGAGCCTGATGCTGCCGGTCACGACAGCACTGTCCGGCAAGAGGCCCATCAGCGACAGCGCCGTCACCGACTTGCCGCAGCCGGATTCGCCGACGAGACCCAGCGTCTCGCCGCGCTTGAGGGTGAAGCTGACGCCGCGCACGGCCTGTGCTGGTCCGCGGCTGGTGTTGAGGCGAACGCCGAGATTGGCGACCTCGATGAGCGGCAGAGTTGAGCGCTCCCCCATCGTCACCGCTCCCGCGCCAGTCGCGGATCGAGCAGATCGCGCAGTCCGTCGCCGAGCAGATTGAGCCCGAGCACGGCGATGGCGATCGCCGCGCCCGGATAGACCGCGAGCATCGGCGACTGGAACAGCAGGGTCTGCGCATCGTTCAGCATGCGTCCCCAGGACGGCTGCGGCGGCTGCGTGCCGAGACCGAGATAGGACAGCGCGGCTTCGGCAAGGATCGCGAGCGCGAACTGGATGGTGACCTGCACGATCAGGATCGACAGGATGTTGGGCAGCACGTGCTCGATGGTGATGCGGAATTTGCCCTTCCCCGACGCGCGCGCGGCCAGCACGAATTCGCGCGCCCAGATCGCGTTGGCCGACCCCCGCGTCAGCCGGGTCAGCGTCGGGATCTGGAAAATGCCGATCGCGATGATCGAGGTCACCATGCCCGGCCCGACGACCGCGGCGAGCATGATCGCGGACAGCACCGCCGGAAAGGCGAAGGTGAAATCGGAGAAGCGCATGATGATCTCTTCGGTCCAGCCGCGCTTGGCCGACGCAATCAGGCCGAGGCAGACACCGAAGGTGAGACCGATGCTCACGGCGATGATGCCGACCAGAATGGTCGAGCGGGCGCCTGCGAGCAGCAGCGAGACGATGTCGCGGCCGAAGGAATCGGTGCCGAGCCAGTGCGCCGCCGACGGCGGCCGGAGCTTCGAGGCGATGTCGATCTCGTAGGGCGACCACGGCGTCCACACCAGCGACAGCAGCGCCGAGGCGAGCACCAGCAGGCTCAGCGCGCCGCCCAGCACAAAGCTGCGGTGACGCAGCGCTCGGGCCCAGAAGGTGCGGGCCGGCGGCCGACGCGTTGCGATCGGGGCGTCGACCGAAGTGGTCAGTGGCGCGCTCACAAATCGTGGACCTTGATGCGGGGATCGATGAAGGCGTAGAGCACGTCGACCACGAAATTCACGATGACGACCATGGCCGCAAGCAGCATCACGCAATTGCGCACCACGATCAGGTCGCGGTTGGCGATCGACTGGAAGATCAGGCGGCCGAGGCCCGGCAGGTAGAATACGTTCTCGATCACGATGGTGCCGGCGAGCAGATTGGCGAATTGCAGCCCCATCACCGTCATCACGGGGATCATGGCGTTGCGCAGCACGTGGCTCCACAGCACCTCGCGCTTGCCGAGACCCTTCGCGCGCGCCGTACGGACGAAATCTTCACGCAGCACTTCGAGCACGGCCGAGCGCGTGACGCGTGCGAGGATCGCGGCCTGCACCACCGCGAGCGAGACCGCCGGCAGCAGCAGCGACTTGATGCCGAGCCAGATGCCATCCTCCCAACCGGGAAAGCCGCCCGCCGAGAGCCATTGCAGCCGCACCGAGAACAGGAGGACAAGGAGGATTGCGAACCAGAAGTTCGGCAGCGCGATGCCCACTTGCGTCAACGACATCACACCGACGTCGCCGAGCTTGTTGTGGTTGGCCGCGGTGTAGATGCCGGCCGAGAGCGCCAGCGTCACCGTGATCAGCATCGACATGATCGCGAGCGGGATGGTCAGCACCAGCCGCTCCGCGATCAGGCTCGCGACCGGCGTACCGTAGACATAGCTGTTGCCGAGATCGCCGACGAGGAGGCCCTTGATCCATTGCAGATAGCGAACCGCCAGCGGCTGGTCGAGCCCGAGCTTGACGGTAAGCGCGCGCACCGCGTCGGCCGAGGCATCGGCGCCCATCAGCATCTGCGCCGCGTTGCCCGGAAGAGCGTCCAGCACCAGGAAAATGATCACGGATGCGCCGACCAGCGTCGCCAGCAAGGTCAACAGACGTCGAAGAAAGAATACGCTCATGCGCGCTCGGCTTCAGGGCTCATCCGCCGCACGATCAACATGTCCGGGCGCCGGAGGCAAGTCCTTTGCGGCATGTGCCTCACCTCAGCCGGGCCGGCGGGACAGAAGATCGTGCGAGGCCTCGAACAGCGCGCTCACCCGCAGCAGTTCGGCATCGGCACGGAAGCGGCCGACGAGCTGAAGCCCGATCGGCAGGCCGTCGCGGCCGAAGCCGCAGGGAAGACTGATCGCGGGGTGCCCGGTCATGTTGAATGGCATGGTCCACGGGAACCAGTGCGGCCGGACGCTATCGAAGTGCTTGCCGTCGATCTCGATGGTGCCGAACAGGTCCTGGTCGATCGGCAGCGCGGTGCGGGTAAGGGTCGGCATCGCCAAAAGATGCCCGCGCGCAAGCAGGGATTGCACGCGGCGGAACAGCGCGGTGCGCGCGAACATCGCCTCCTGATAGGCGACGCCGCTGACATTGGTCGCGAGCGCGACCTGCTTGACGAAGGCCTCGCTGAGGACATCGCCGTGCTCGGCCACCAGCTTGGCAAAACGCGTGCGCCAGACGGTGTGGTTGATGGCGCGCCAGATCGGCTCGATGTCAAACCCCTCGCCGGAGAACTCCTCGAGCTCGGCACCGAGACCGGCCAGCCGGTCGAGGCTCGCCTTGAAGCTGGCCGCGACATCTGACGACACCGGGCGACCGAGCGGCGACGCACAGAACAGGATCTTTTGCCCGCGCAGATCGCCCCGAGGCGCGCCGGTCCCTATGAAATCGGGTACGGGCACGCCGATCGACCAGGGATCGCAGGAGTCCTCCCCGGCCATCGCCTGCATCATCAGCGCGGTGTCGGCGACGGTGCGCGTGGTCGGCGTGACGTAGGTCTGGTTGCCGAAGGCATCCAGCGCCTGGCTGTGCGCGATCACGCCGTTGCTCTGCTTCAGCCCGACCACGCCGTTGCAGGCGGCGGGAATTCGCGTCGAGCCACCGCCATCGGTCGCAATCGCAAGGGGCGCGATGCCGCTCGCAACGGCCACTGCGGCGCCGCCGGAGGAACCACCAGACGAGCGTTCCGCGCTCCACGCATTGCGGGTCCGGCCGAACAAGGGCGAGTCGGTCAGGCATTTGCTGCCGAATTCGGGCGTCGTGGTCTTGCCGATCAGGATCGCGCCTTCCGCGCGGAGTTTTGCGACCGCGACGGCATCCTCGGTCGGCACATTGTCCTTGTAGGGAACGGCACCGAAGGTGGTCGTCACGCCCCTGGTGTTGACGATGTCCTTGACGGTGACGGGAAGGCCGTGCAGCAGGCCAAGCGGCTCGCCCGCCATCACCTTGCGCTCGGCCGCGCGGGCCGCCGCCATCGCCTCGTCGCCGCAGAGCGTGATGAAACAGTTCAGCTCGGGCTGAAGCGCCTCGGCTCGCGCGAGCACGGCGCGGGTGACTTCGACAGGCGAAATCTTCTTCGTGGCAATGAGGCCGCGCAGTTCGGTTGCAGATAGCAGGCAGGGATCGCCGTTCATCGTCACATCACGCTCCGAAGCCGGCCCTCGTTGGCCCAGCCATTGCATTGACAGCGAGAATGACAGTTTTGTTAACTCGCCGTCCAATACGTTTTTGGACGCCAACCCATACGTTTTCGGTATGCCAATGGATCTTCGCCGGCTCCGTTACTTCGTCGCCGTGGCCGAGGCGCGTAGCGTCGGCAAGGCCGCCGAACGGCTGCGGATGGCGCAGCCGCCGCTCTCGGTCCAGATCCGCAAGCTGGAGGCCGAGGTCGGCGCGCCGCTGTTCCGCCGCGGCACGCGCGGCATGGACCTGACGGAAGCGGGCCAGGCCCTGCTGGTGCGCGCCGGCGAGGCGCTGTCGCTTGCGGCCGACGGCATCGAAGCCGCGCGCGCGGTCGCGGCCGGGAGTCGCGGCCGGATTTCCGTCGGCTACATGTTCGTGCTGGCGAACGCGATGCTGCCGCGCCTGATCCCCGAGCTGCGGCGATCCATTCCCGGCGTCGATCTCGACTTCGCCGAGCTCAGCGCCTCGACGCGCGAGGCGCGGCTGCTCGACCGCAGCGTCACCGTCGCGCTGTGCATGCCGGCGATCCACCATCCCGAGATCCAGGTGGCGCGGATCGGCGCGCAGCCGTTCATGCTGGCGATGCCGAAGCGCTCGCCGCTTGCGCGCCTGAGCACAGTGCCGATGGCGCGACTCCAGGGCCGCCCGCTGATCGCGCTGCCGCCGCCGGAGCAAGACCCCGCCTCCTCCGCGGTCTCAGCCCTGCTGCGGCGGCACCAGGTCGTGATGCCGATCGCGAGCCGGGTGGAGACGGTGCATTCGGCGATGAGCCTCGTTCTCGCCGGCGAGGGGCTTGCGATCCTGCCGGCCTGCGCGAAGCTCGGCGCGCCGCAGGGCATCGTGTTCAGGCCGCTGCGGGAGGCGAACGACTCCATCGATATCGCGGTGTGCTGGCGGCGGGATTCGCAGAGCCCGCTGATCCGCACCTTCCTCAAATGCGCCGAGAAGGTCGTCGCGCGGCTGTGATGCGGAGCCGGGCTAGACGCTCCACGTGACTTCATGGCTCCACGGCGGATCGGCGCCCGGGCGGGTACAGGTCAGGCCGGCGCATTTGGCGGCAAAGGACAGCGCGCGGCGAAGCTCGTCCGCGCCGGTGTCCTTCAGTTGCTGCCGGCCGATGCGGCCCTGCTTGTGCAGGGCGAACAGGAGCGCCGCCTGAAAACTGTCGCCGGCGCCGATGGTGTCGGCGATCTCGACCTTCGGCGCCTGAACTTCGATCTGCCCTGCGCTCGCGTGCCAGGCAATGGCCCCGTTGTTGCCGCGGGTGATGACGACGAGGCTCGTGCCCTGCCCCAACAGCACCTTCGCGCGCTGCTCGTGGGGCTCCTCGCCGAAGAGATACGCGAAATCGACATCCGACATCTTGATGAGATCGGCGTGGCCTGCGAACTCGGCCATGCGCGCGAGATAGGCCGGCTTGTTCTTGACCAGATTGGGCCTGCAGTTCGGATCGAAGGAGATCGTCGACGACGCGCGCGCGTCCGCGATCAGGGCTTTCGTCTCGGCCGCGCCCTGGTCGTTCACCAGCGTGGTCGAGCCGATATGGACGGCTTCGATACTCGCGAACGGAATTGCGCCGCGCCGGTAGGTCCAGTTTCGCGTCGCGGTCTCCGCGTCATAGAACGCATAATGCGACTCGCCCGCGACGATGCGCACGAAGGCGAGCGTGGTCTGGTGATCGCTGCGGGTGGCCAGCCCCAGTTCGACGTTCGACGCGGTGGCGTGGTCGGCGATCATGCGCCCGAACATGTCGGTCGAGACGCCGCCGACGAAGCCGGTCGGCGCGCCGAGCCGCGCCATGCCGATCGCGACGTTGAGACAGGAGCCGCCGACCGCCGGCATCACCGCCTCGCGCCCCTCAGTGTTTCGCGTCGGGACGAAATCGATCAGCGCATCGCCGCAGGCAATCAACATCCGTTTCAACCTCCAGCCCCCTCCCGCATCGCTTCGCGGCTGCCGCGATCGACCTCGCGCAGCAGCTTGTAGACCTCGCGCTTGCGGGCATGAAACGCGGCCATGCCGGGCGCGGTCGGCTCGCTCTTCCGTCCCAGCGCCGACATCTTCGCCATGGTCTCGCCGATCGAGGCATAGGCACCGCCGGCCACCGCGCCAAGCATCGCGGCGCCCAGCAGCACGGGCTCCTTCGTTTGCGGCAGCGCGACGGTGAGACCGGTGGTGTCCGCCATGATCTGCCGCACCAGCGGGCTGCGGCTCGCGCCGCCGCCCATGATCATGATGCTGGAATGGACGCCATGCGCGGCAAAGGCCTCGATCACCTCGGCGAGTCCATAAGCCAGACCGCAGAGGCCGGCGACGAACAGCCGCTCCATCGCACCAACGTCGCTGTCGAGATCGAGGCCCGCGATCACCGCGCGGGTGTCGGGGTCGGCGTAGGGCGAGCGGTTGCCGATGAATTCGGGAAGCACATGGACGTCGCGGGCAAGCAGCGCGGCGCGGCTGGCGTCACCGGGGCGCGCGATGATGCGCCGCTCGAGGTACTCGATGAGGTCGACGCCCTCGCTGCGCGCCGCCGCGCTCGCCTCGGCATGGCCGGGATGCGACTTGAGGAGATGGTCGATCGCCGCGCCGGCAGCCGACTGGCCGCCCTCGTTGAGCCAGAAGTCCGGCACCATGCCGGAATAATAAGGGCCCCATACGCCGGGCACGAAACACGGCTCCTTCGTCGTCGCCATGATGCAGGCCGACGTTCCCATGATGTAGGCGAGACGGTCGCCGACATCGGTCGCACCGCCTCCTCCGTCGCGCCCGCCGATCGCGCCGATGCCGCCGGCATGCGCATCGATCAGCGAGGCGCCGACCGGCGTGCCCGGCGCCAGGCCGAGCTCCGCAGCCGCCGCTCGGGTAAGGCCTTCGCCGAGCCGCGTGCCGGGCGCGACGATCTCGGTGCCGATGCGAGCGTATTTCTCGCTGACGAAATCGGAGAGGCCGATGCGCTTGAAGAACGGCGCGCTCCAGCCGCCGCCGTCGTGTGCGAGGTAGTTCCACTTGCAGGTGACCGTGCAGGTCGAGCG
Protein-coding regions in this window:
- a CDS encoding carbohydrate kinase family protein translates to MLIACGDALIDFVPTRNTEGREAVMPAVGGSCLNVAIGMARLGAPTGFVGGVSTDMFGRMIADHATASNVELGLATRSDHQTTLAFVRIVAGESHYAFYDAETATRNWTYRRGAIPFASIEAVHIGSTTLVNDQGAAETKALIADARASSTISFDPNCRPNLVKNKPAYLARMAEFAGHADLIKMSDVDFAYLFGEEPHEQRAKVLLGQGTSLVVITRGNNGAIAWHASAGQIEVQAPKVEIADTIGAGDSFQAALLFALHKQGRIGRQQLKDTGADELRRALSFAAKCAGLTCTRPGADPPWSHEVTWSV
- a CDS encoding ABC transporter permease; amino-acid sequence: MSAPLTTSVDAPIATRRPPARTFWARALRHRSFVLGGALSLLVLASALLSLVWTPWSPYEIDIASKLRPPSAAHWLGTDSFGRDIVSLLLAGARSTILVGIIAVSIGLTFGVCLGLIASAKRGWTEEIIMRFSDFTFAFPAVLSAIMLAAVVGPGMVTSIIAIGIFQIPTLTRLTRGSANAIWAREFVLAARASGKGKFRITIEHVLPNILSILIVQVTIQFALAILAEAALSYLGLGTQPPQPSWGRMLNDAQTLLFQSPMLAVYPGAAIAIAVLGLNLLGDGLRDLLDPRLARER
- a CDS encoding ABC transporter permease produces the protein MSVFFLRRLLTLLATLVGASVIIFLVLDALPGNAAQMLMGADASADAVRALTVKLGLDQPLAVRYLQWIKGLLVGDLGNSYVYGTPVASLIAERLVLTIPLAIMSMLITVTLALSAGIYTAANHNKLGDVGVMSLTQVGIALPNFWFAILLVLLFSVRLQWLSAGGFPGWEDGIWLGIKSLLLPAVSLAVVQAAILARVTRSAVLEVLREDFVRTARAKGLGKREVLWSHVLRNAMIPVMTVMGLQFANLLAGTIVIENVFYLPGLGRLIFQSIANRDLIVVRNCVMLLAAMVVIVNFVVDVLYAFIDPRIKVHDL
- a CDS encoding ABC transporter ATP-binding protein; amino-acid sequence: MTAAPLLDVKNLEQRYTLPRESLFRPPGQVRALNGVSVRVEAGKSLGVVGESGSGKSTFARVVMALERPTSGQVALLGRDLNRISADELRRARRDFQMVFQDPYGSLDPRQTIARIVAEPLTVLEDADRTTFRARVSAVLRQVGLRDADMDKYPHEFSGGQRQRIAIARALITQPKLIVADEPVSALDVSVQAQVLNLMQDLQEQFGLSYILISHDLAVVDYLCDEVAVMYLGRIVEQGRPEDLFERCAHPYTRALLDAVPRARAGGGRRRRGAQAIASQSAAASGCPYVARCPLADQHCREVPPLLRTVGEAHLAACHKAEAVMALPHAAMEG
- a CDS encoding ABC transporter ATP-binding protein produces the protein MGERSTLPLIEVANLGVRLNTSRGPAQAVRGVSFTLKRGETLGLVGESGCGKSVTALSLMGLLPDSAVVTGSIRLDGSELAGLSDADYCKLRGNRISMIFQEPMTALNPMHTIGHQVGEPLRRHKRYSAAQARREAIALLDRVGLPDPARRIDAYPHQFSGGQRQRVTIAMALACEPDLLIADEPTTALDVTIQGQILDLIADLVEERGMSMILISHDLGVIAENVQRMMVMYGGTVVESGPTDEVFRRMGHPYTQGLFRARPKLGARKGTRLTTISGTVPELADLPAGCTFGDRCPLVEDKCRVALPLMVEVGPGHGVRCVRTDVSMAANVGALPA
- a CDS encoding FGGY-family carbohydrate kinase, which translates into the protein MPRAYIGVDVGTTSTRAGVFDESGTLLATAKHPIRIWHEAGDIVEQSSSDIWEACAKSVRAAMAEAAIAPDSVGGIGFDATCSLVVLDRQGEPVTVSASGDRQRNVVVWMDHRATAEARLINETGDAVLRYVGGSISPEMEMPKLLWLKRHMRASFEAAGHFFDLADYLTWRATGSLQRSTCTVTCKWNYLAHDGGGWSAPFFKRIGLSDFVSEKYARIGTEIVAPGTRLGEGLTRAAAAELGLAPGTPVGASLIDAHAGGIGAIGGRDGGGGATDVGDRLAYIMGTSACIMATTKEPCFVPGVWGPYYSGMVPDFWLNEGGQSAAGAAIDHLLKSHPGHAEASAAARSEGVDLIEYLERRIIARPGDASRAALLARDVHVLPEFIGNRSPYADPDTRAVIAGLDLDSDVGAMERLFVAGLCGLAYGLAEVIEAFAAHGVHSSIMIMGGGASRSPLVRQIMADTTGLTVALPQTKEPVLLGAAMLGAVAGGAYASIGETMAKMSALGRKSEPTAPGMAAFHARKREVYKLLREVDRGSREAMREGAGG
- a CDS encoding amidase gives rise to the protein MNGDPCLLSATELRGLIATKKISPVEVTRAVLARAEALQPELNCFITLCGDEAMAAARAAERKVMAGEPLGLLHGLPVTVKDIVNTRGVTTTFGAVPYKDNVPTEDAVAVAKLRAEGAILIGKTTTPEFGSKCLTDSPLFGRTRNAWSAERSSGGSSGGAAVAVASGIAPLAIATDGGGSTRIPAACNGVVGLKQSNGVIAHSQALDAFGNQTYVTPTTRTVADTALMMQAMAGEDSCDPWSIGVPVPDFIGTGAPRGDLRGQKILFCASPLGRPVSSDVAASFKASLDRLAGLGAELEEFSGEGFDIEPIWRAINHTVWRTRFAKLVAEHGDVLSEAFVKQVALATNVSGVAYQEAMFARTALFRRVQSLLARGHLLAMPTLTRTALPIDQDLFGTIEIDGKHFDSVRPHWFPWTMPFNMTGHPAISLPCGFGRDGLPIGLQLVGRFRADAELLRVSALFEASHDLLSRRPG
- a CDS encoding LysR family transcriptional regulator, whose protein sequence is MDLRRLRYFVAVAEARSVGKAAERLRMAQPPLSVQIRKLEAEVGAPLFRRGTRGMDLTEAGQALLVRAGEALSLAADGIEAARAVAAGSRGRISVGYMFVLANAMLPRLIPELRRSIPGVDLDFAELSASTREARLLDRSVTVALCMPAIHHPEIQVARIGAQPFMLAMPKRSPLARLSTVPMARLQGRPLIALPPPEQDPASSAVSALLRRHQVVMPIASRVETVHSAMSLVLAGEGLAILPACAKLGAPQGIVFRPLREANDSIDIAVCWRRDSQSPLIRTFLKCAEKVVARL